The following nucleotide sequence is from Calditerricola satsumensis.
TCAGCCACCGCGGCCAGGCGCTGCGGCGGCTCAAAGCCTTGCTCATCGAACGGGGGTGGTGCGGTCATGCGGGCCCTGGTGCTGAGTGACACGCACGGGATGACCCGTGAGTTGCGCGATGTGGTTGACGGGACGTCGTTTTCGGCCATCTTTCACTGCGGCGATTTCTGCTGCGACCGGGCGGAGCTGCCGTTTGCCCCCACCGGGATCGTGCGCGGCGACTGCGACGCGGCGCGCGACGTGCCCGAGGAGCAGGTGGTCGCGTGGGGCGGTTTTCGTGTTCTCCTCACCCATGGCCACCGCTATCGGGTGAAGGAGACCCTTTTGCCCCTGAAATACCGCGCCTTGGAAGTTGGGGCGAACCTGGTGCTGTTTGGCCATTCGCACGTCCCCCTGGCCACAATGGAAGACGGCGTGCTGCTGGTCAACCCCGGAAGCCTGGCCGCTCCGCGGAGATTCCCCCGGCCCACCTACGCGGTTCTGGAGGCCGAAGGGACAACCGTCCGGGTCACCTTTTACGATGCGAAGGGAATGGCCGTTGACGAACTCGGCGGCACGTTCAATCTTTCCCCCACGCCTTGAGGATTCCGTGGAATGATGCTAAAATAGCTACGGCACGCGTCTCCGTCATCCGTTCATGACGCGTCCCAGTAGCTCAGCTGGATAGAGCAGCGGCCTTCTAAGCCGTCGGTCGGGGGTTCGAATCCCTCCTGGGACGCCATACATATTCTTCTTTTTATTGGAAACCGATAGTCGTGTTTTCCAATCGAGAAGCGTCGCCCCTCACGCTGCGCGGTGTGAGGGGCTTTTCCTTTTCGGCCAGCGTGGAGGCGGGCGGATCGGATGCGCCATCACGAAAATTTTTCGACAATCTTCGCCGCCTTTGCCCTTGTGGATAACGTTTTCCACATTGCCCACAGGCTCGTGTGGACGGCCAACGCGGGGAGAACGGGCGCGCGGCGGCCCGTTGTTCACGGGTGATGCACAGGCCTTTCCACAGCTTTTGTGAATAACCGTTCACCTTGAAGGGAATGAGGGGGCGTGCTACCATAGGAACACCGCGAATCCACGCGAGCCGACATGGGGGTGACGGGGATGCGCGATTTACCGGACGACCTCTTGTTGGAGGCGTATCAGAAAGCCATCGAATTGCAACTGGATCTGCTGTTTATCCAACTGCTGGGGGACGAGATTCGTCGACGGGGCCTGCTCCAATGAGCGGATCCGGAGCGTGCGCGTAGCCGCCTGTTCCGCTTTGCCCCCTTCCGGATACGGGATGTGGCGACGTCTGTTTTCACCAGGGCGATCCGCCAACGTCCCGTTTTTTTGTTGGGTGTCCTATGCGCTGAATACATCGTCGGCCGGAAGGATATCAATGGTACTGGTACCGGTGCCAACGGGCAGAAGGCCGCATCTGTGCGCCGCAAGAGGAGGCTGCACCATGGAAGGGGATACCCTGCTATACAGCCGGTTGCTCACGTTCGTCACCCTCGGGTTTCACATCGTGTTTGCCACGCTGGGTGTGGGCGTTCCGGTGATGATCTCCCTGGCCGAGTGGGTCGGCATTCGGCGAAAGGACCCGCACTATGTGCTGATGGCCCGCCGCTGGTCGCGCGGCTTTGTCATCACCGTCGCCGTGGGGGTGGTGACGGGCACGTGCATCGGCATGCAGCTGTCGCTTCTGTGGCCGCGGTTCATGCAGGCGGCCGGGCATGTGATCAGCCTGCCGATGTTCCTGGAGATTTTCGCCTTCTTTCTGGAAGCCATTTTTCTCGGCATCTACATGTACACGTGGGACCGCTTTCGCCCGATCGTGCACTGGCTGCTCACGCTGCCGGTGGTGATCGGCTCGTCGGCGTCGGCCTTTTTCATCACCACGGTGAACGCGTTTATGAACACGCCCCAGGGGTTTACGTTGCAGAACGGGCAGTTCGTTGACGTCGACCCGTGGGCGGCAATGTGGAACCCGGCCACGCCGTCCAAAGTGGCCCACGTGCTCGCGTCGGCCTATTTGACGTCGGCGTTTCTCTTGGGTTCCATCGCCGCCTTCCGCTTGCTCCAGGGACGCGACCACCCCTACTATCGCAAGGCGCTGCGCTTCACCATGGCCGCCAGCCTGGTGTTTGCTGTGGCGACGGTGGTGGCCGGCGACTGGTCGGGAAAATTCTTGGCCGAACACCAGCCGGAAAAGCTGGCCGCTGCGGAATGGCATTTCGAAACAAAACCCCGCGCCGAGCTGATTGTCGGCGGTGTGCTCGATCCCGAAACGGGCGAGGTGGCGTACGCCTTGCGCATTCCGTGGGCGCTGAGCATCCTGGCCCACGGCCATCCCGATGCGGTGGTGACGGGTTTGGACGCCATCCCGCGCGAGCAGTGGCCGCCTTTGTTCGTGCACTACGTGTTCGACGCGATGGTGCTCATCGGGTTTTACACGGTGCTTGTGCCCATCGCCTACTTTGGCTACATCTGGCGCAAGCGCGCGGTGCCGCGGTTGGTCTTGCGCCTCATTGTGTGGGGGGGACCGCTGGCCATGCTGGCCATCGAGCTGGGGTGGATCTACGCCGAGGTGGGGCGCCAGCCGTGGATTTTGCGCGGGTACATGAAAACGGCAGAAGCCGTCACCACGAGCGAGGGCGTCGGGCTGATGCTTGTCCTCTTTTCGCTGCTCTACATCGTTCTAGCGGCGGTGGCCGCGTTTGTGCTCCTGCGCCTGTTCCGCAACAAACCGCTCGAGGCGGAGCTCGAGGAGCGGCGCGTGATCCTGTGAGGGGGTGGTCGGATGTCCCTGGCCCTTGTCGGCATTACCGTGTTGTGGGTCTTTCTGTACGGATACCTGATCGTGGCCTCCATTGACTTCGGCGCCGGCTTTTTTTCCTTTTATGGCAAGTGGACCGGGAAGGGGGCCGTCATCAACGACGTGATTGACCGCTATCTGTCGCCGGTGTGGGAGGTGACGAACGTTTTTCTCGTCTTTTTCCTCGTCGGGCTGGTTGGTTTTTTCCCCGACGCCGCGTACTACTACGGCGAGGCGTTGCTCATCCCCGGAAGCGTGGCCCTCATTCTGCTCGCCATCCGCGGGTCCTTTTACGCCTTTGCCAATTACGGCGCGCGGGAGAGCACGTTGTTTCTGTTCTTGTACGGCATGAGCGGGCTGTTCATTCCCGCCGCGCTGTCGACGGTGCTCACCATCTCCGAAGGCGGCTTTATCATCGAACAGGGCGGCCGTGTTGTGTTCCTGGCCAACGAACTGCTGACGAGCCCCTATTCCTGGTCAGTGGTGCTCCTTGCCCTCGTCAGCGTGCTGTTCATCAGTGCGTCGTTTCTGACGTATTACGCCAGCCGGGCCGAGGACCAGGAAGCCCTTGAGGTGCTTCGCTCTTTTGCCCTCTTTTGGAGCCTGCCCACCATCTTTGCCGGTTTTCTGGTTTTTGTCACGTTGCGGGAGCACAATCCGCAGCATTTTCATGCTATGCTAGACGTAAGCTGGATGTTTGTCGCGTCGATGGGCTGCTTCCTCGTCGCCCTGGGGCTGCTCATGCGCCGCAAAGCCTACGGCATGGCGTTTCTCTTCGTCATGCTGCAGTATGCCTTTGCCTTTTTTGGCTACGGCGTCTCGCACCTGCCGTATTTGCTGTACCCGTACGTGACGATCACCGGCAGCGTAACCAGCCCGGCAATGGGCCAGGCCCTCATCGCCGCCTTTGTCGGGGGGTTGGCGCTGCTCATCCCGTCGCTGTGGCTGCTTTTGCGCTTGTTCCTTTTCGATGCCCGGTACGTGAAGGGGTTGCGGCCGTAAGACGGCGGTGGTGGAAGATGGGGAAACGGAGGGAGAGGGAGATGCGCGTGAAACCATCGCGGCCGGTGGCGCAGGCTCTATTGGTGGCCGGCGACGTGGCCGTGTTTTTGCTGTTTTCGGTGTGGGGGCGCGCCAGCCATGGCCTGTCGCTTGGCGCGCTCGAGGTGCTCAAAACGGCGTTTCCGTTTCTCGCCGCCTGGCTGGTGGTGGGCGCGGCGCTGAAGGCGTTTCGGCTCGAGGCTTTTCGCACCGCGAGCGGGACGGTGAAGCGGGTGACGGGCATCTGGCTCGTGGCCGGCGTGGCGGGCCTGGTGTTCCGCGCCCTTTTGGTCGGCCACGCCATCATTCCCAGTTTTGCTGTCGTGACGCTGATCACGGTCTGGGTGCTCATGGTGGTCTGGCGGCTGGTGTTTTGGGCGCTCGTTCTGCGGCCGGTGCGGCGATAAATGGGAAGGGCCAACCTTGAGGCGAAACGGGGCGAGGGGCATGGAACGGAAACGGTGGGAAAGGCCGTCCGACAACGTGGTCGTGTTGCCTGGGGCGGTGCGCCAGCTCCTCGAGCAGGCGGTGCGGGCCGGGAAGGAGGGAGACGACGAGGAGGCGTATCGCTGCTTTCGGGAGGCGGCGCGCCTCGACCCGAGCAGCGCGCCGGCGCGGTTCGGCTGTGCCCTGGCCCTCTTGAAGCTGGGGCGGTTCGAGGACGCGGTGCGCGAGACGGAAGCCCTGCTCTTCGATGCGGTCGGGAACCCCTACGAGGCGTTGCGGCTGCATGTGGCGGCGCTGTTCCAACTGGGGCGGTACGAGGAAGCGATGCACCATCTCCTGGCCGTGCTCGACGACGACGCCGTATCGCCGACGGCGGCGCGGGAGTTTGAGGAGCTGCTTGTTCTGTGCGCCCAGGCCGTGCAGGAGACCGGCGGCGCCGAGCTGCCGGGCGGCGATGCGCGTTCGGGCATCGCGGCGCGCGTTCGGGAGCGGGCGGCGGCCGATCCCACTTACCGCGAGCGGCTTGTGGCCGAGCTGTTTGCGGCCGGCCGGGAGCGGCAGCTTGCGGCGTTGGAGCAGCTGAAGCACCTGGACGACGAGGCCGTCACCACGGCGCTCGTGCGCTTTTTGCGCTTTCACGCCGGCGATCCGGTCGTCAAAACCCTTGCCCTGGCGGTGCTCAAGGCGCGCGGCGAGCGCGGTGTCGTGCAGATGGAAAAATTCGGGCGATCCTGGTCCGTCGACATCGCGGCGGCGCCGGTGGCGTGGGACGACCTCGACGAACGCGACCGCGCGGTGTACGCGCGCTTGTCCCATCACGGGTATCATGAGGATCCCGCGTTCGTGCGGTTTGCCTACCACCTGTGGATGGAGTACCGCCTGGCCCTGTTTCCGCTCGCACCGGCGCGCCGCAAGCCAACGGTATGGGCCGCGGCGTTGCACGTGATGACGGCCAACTTTTTCGCCATGGCGGTGCGGCGCAAGGAGATTGCCGCCCGCTACGGCGTCTCGCCGCAGGCCGTCTCCCGGGCGTGCCGGGATCTCGACCGCGTGCTCCGCGCCACCGGCAATGGCCGTCCGGTTCATTGATCGGACCCGAATGTTTTGTTTATAATAAAGTGGTTGCAACCGACGCACTGATCCGTTACGGTTGGAGCGTTGTTGAGGAGGGAACCAGGCATGAAGGCGACGTGGGAGAAAACCGAAAACAGCCGCGGCGTGCTGACCGTCGAAGTGGACGAGGCCCAGGTGGCCGCGGCCCTGGACAAGGCCTTTAAAAAAGTGGTGCGCAACGTGACCGTTCCCGGCTTCCGCAAGGGGAGGGTCCCGCGCCCGATCTTTGAAGCCCGCTTTGGCGTCGAGGTGCTGTACCAAGACGCGGCGGACATCCTCTTGCAAGAGACCTACCCCCAAGCCGTCGAGCAGACGGGCATCGAGCCGGTGGCGCCGCCAGAGATTGACATTGAGCAGATTGGCAAGGGGAAACCGTTTATTTATAAGGCGACCGTCGTGGTCAAGCCGGACGTGAAGCTGGGCGAATACAAGGGCTTGGAGATTCCGGTCAAATCCTTTGCCGTGACCGACGCGGATGTGGAAGCCCGGCTTAAGGAGCTTCAGGAGAAAAACGCCACCCTGGAAGCGGTGGAAGACGGCGCGGCGGAAAACGGCGATGTGGTGACCCTCGATTTTGAGGGCTTCTTGAACGGCGAACCCTTTGAGGGCGGCAAGGCCGAGAAGTACGTGGTGGAACTGGGGTCCGGCACGCTGGTTGCCGGCTTCGAGGAGCAGGTTGTCGGCATGAAGCCCGGCGAGGAGAAGGAGATCACCGTCACCTTCCCGGACGACTACCACAACGCCGATCTGGCCGGAAAAACGGCCACCTTCAAGGTGAAGCTCCACGAAGTGAAGCGCAAAAACCTGCCGGCGCTCGACGACGAGTTTGCCAAGGACGTCAGCGAGTTTGAAACCCTCGAGGAGCTGAAGGCCGACCTGCGCAAAAAGCTGGAGGAAGAAGCGCGCCGCAACGAGGAGCAGTACAAGCGCGACACGGTGGTGGAAAAGGCGGCCGAGAACGCCGAGGTGGAGATTCCGGACGTCATGATCGAGCGGGAGATCGACAACCTCGTGCGCGATTTCGACTTCCAGCTCCGCCTCATGGGCCTGACCCTGGACCGCTATTTGGCCATGTCGCGTTTAACGCGCGAGGCGTTGCGGGAACAATTCAGGGAGAACGCCGCCAAGCGCGTGCGCGCGTACCTCGTTCTCGAGGCGATTGCCAAGGCCGAGAACATCGCCGTGACCGACGAGGACATCGAGAAGGAGATCGCGGCGATTGCCGAGCGTTACGCGCAACCGGTGGAGCAGGTGAAGAAGGTGTATGAGGATCCGCACCGTCGCGAAGCGCTGAAAGACGAACTGCGGATCCGCAAGACCATCGATTTTCTGGTTGCAAACAGCCGTGCGGTGGCATAAACTAGAAGAAACACCCATGCGCACAATCCAACAAGGCACGGTGGGCTCTCCAACGTGCCTTGTTTTTCCCTCATATGCACCAAGGGGGCGATGTGAGCATGTACCTCGTACCGATGGTGATTGAACAGACGAACCGCGGCGAGCGGGCGTATGACATTTACTCCCGGCTGCTCAAGGACCGCATCATCTTCATCGGCACGCCGATCGATGACGATGTGGCCAACCTGGTGGTGGCGCAGCTCTTGTTCCTCGCGGCGGAAGATCCGGAAAAGGACATCCACCTGTACATAAACTCGCCCGGCGGTTCGGTGACCGCGGGGCTGGCCATTTACGACACCATGCAATACATAAAGCCGGACGTGTCGACGATCTGCGTGGGCATGGCTGCGAGCATGGGTGCGCTCCTGCTTGCGGCCGGTGCCAAGGGCAAGCGGTTCGCCCTGCCGAACAGCGAGATCATGATCCATCAGCCGCTCGGTGGTGTGCGCGGGCAGGCCTCCGACATCAAGATCCACGCCGACTGGATCTTGAAGACCAAGGAGCGGCTGAACCGGATCCTGGCCGAGCGAACCGGGCAGCCCTTGGAAAAGATCGAGCGGGATACGGATCGCGATCACTTCATGAGCGCAGAGGAGGCGAAAGCGTACGGGATCATCGACGAGGTCATCACCCCGCGATGAGCATACGCAAGAGGTGAGACAATGTTTAAATTTGGCGACGAAAAAGGCCAACTGAAGTGTTCCTTTTGCGGCAAAACCCAGGACCAGGTCCGCAAGCTGGTGGCCGGTCCTGGCGTCTATATTTGCGACGAGTGCATTGAGCTGTGCACGGAAATCGTCGAGGAGGAATTGGGCAACGAGGAGGAGCTGGAGCTCACCGAGGTGCCCAAGCCCCACGAAATCCGCAAGTTCCTCGACGAGTACGTCATTGGCCAGGAGCACGCCAAAAAGACCCTCTCCGTCGCCGTGTACAACCACTACAAGCGCATCCACACGGCGCAGAAGTTTGACGATGTCGAGCTGCAGAAGAGCAACATCCTGCTCATCGGGCCGACGGGGAGCGGGAAGACGCTCCTTGCGCAGACGCTGGCGCGCATCCTGAACGTGCCCTTTGCCATCGCCGACGCCACGTCGCTCACCGAGGCGGGGTACGTCGGCGAGGACGTGGAGAACATCCTCCTCAAGCTGATTCAGGCGGCCGACTACGACGTGGAGCGGGCGGAGAAGGGGATCATCTACATCGACGAGATCGACAAGATCGCCCGCAAGTCGG
It contains:
- a CDS encoding cytochrome ubiquinol oxidase subunit I; translation: MEGDTLLYSRLLTFVTLGFHIVFATLGVGVPVMISLAEWVGIRRKDPHYVLMARRWSRGFVITVAVGVVTGTCIGMQLSLLWPRFMQAAGHVISLPMFLEIFAFFLEAIFLGIYMYTWDRFRPIVHWLLTLPVVIGSSASAFFITTVNAFMNTPQGFTLQNGQFVDVDPWAAMWNPATPSKVAHVLASAYLTSAFLLGSIAAFRLLQGRDHPYYRKALRFTMAASLVFAVATVVAGDWSGKFLAEHQPEKLAAAEWHFETKPRAELIVGGVLDPETGEVAYALRIPWALSILAHGHPDAVVTGLDAIPREQWPPLFVHYVFDAMVLIGFYTVLVPIAYFGYIWRKRAVPRLVLRLIVWGGPLAMLAIELGWIYAEVGRQPWILRGYMKTAEAVTTSEGVGLMLVLFSLLYIVLAAVAAFVLLRLFRNKPLEAELEERRVIL
- the clpP gene encoding ATP-dependent Clp endopeptidase proteolytic subunit ClpP, translating into MYLVPMVIEQTNRGERAYDIYSRLLKDRIIFIGTPIDDDVANLVVAQLLFLAAEDPEKDIHLYINSPGGSVTAGLAIYDTMQYIKPDVSTICVGMAASMGALLLAAGAKGKRFALPNSEIMIHQPLGGVRGQASDIKIHADWILKTKERLNRILAERTGQPLEKIERDTDRDHFMSAEEAKAYGIIDEVITPR
- a CDS encoding metallophosphoesterase, with the translated sequence MRALVLSDTHGMTRELRDVVDGTSFSAIFHCGDFCCDRAELPFAPTGIVRGDCDAARDVPEEQVVAWGGFRVLLTHGHRYRVKETLLPLKYRALEVGANLVLFGHSHVPLATMEDGVLLVNPGSLAAPRRFPRPTYAVLEAEGTTVRVTFYDAKGMAVDELGGTFNLSPTP
- the tig gene encoding trigger factor, yielding MKATWEKTENSRGVLTVEVDEAQVAAALDKAFKKVVRNVTVPGFRKGRVPRPIFEARFGVEVLYQDAADILLQETYPQAVEQTGIEPVAPPEIDIEQIGKGKPFIYKATVVVKPDVKLGEYKGLEIPVKSFAVTDADVEARLKELQEKNATLEAVEDGAAENGDVVTLDFEGFLNGEPFEGGKAEKYVVELGSGTLVAGFEEQVVGMKPGEEKEITVTFPDDYHNADLAGKTATFKVKLHEVKRKNLPALDDEFAKDVSEFETLEELKADLRKKLEEEARRNEEQYKRDTVVEKAAENAEVEIPDVMIEREIDNLVRDFDFQLRLMGLTLDRYLAMSRLTREALREQFRENAAKRVRAYLVLEAIAKAENIAVTDEDIEKEIAAIAERYAQPVEQVKKVYEDPHRREALKDELRIRKTIDFLVANSRAVA
- a CDS encoding DUF3054 domain-containing protein; protein product: MRVKPSRPVAQALLVAGDVAVFLLFSVWGRASHGLSLGALEVLKTAFPFLAAWLVVGAALKAFRLEAFRTASGTVKRVTGIWLVAGVAGLVFRALLVGHAIIPSFAVVTLITVWVLMVVWRLVFWALVLRPVRR
- a CDS encoding tetratricopeptide repeat protein, whose translation is MERKRWERPSDNVVVLPGAVRQLLEQAVRAGKEGDDEEAYRCFREAARLDPSSAPARFGCALALLKLGRFEDAVRETEALLFDAVGNPYEALRLHVAALFQLGRYEEAMHHLLAVLDDDAVSPTAAREFEELLVLCAQAVQETGGAELPGGDARSGIAARVRERAAADPTYRERLVAELFAAGRERQLAALEQLKHLDDEAVTTALVRFLRFHAGDPVVKTLALAVLKARGERGVVQMEKFGRSWSVDIAAAPVAWDDLDERDRAVYARLSHHGYHEDPAFVRFAYHLWMEYRLALFPLAPARRKPTVWAAALHVMTANFFAMAVRRKEIAARYGVSPQAVSRACRDLDRVLRATGNGRPVH
- a CDS encoding cytochrome d ubiquinol oxidase subunit II, which encodes MSLALVGITVLWVFLYGYLIVASIDFGAGFFSFYGKWTGKGAVINDVIDRYLSPVWEVTNVFLVFFLVGLVGFFPDAAYYYGEALLIPGSVALILLAIRGSFYAFANYGARESTLFLFLYGMSGLFIPAALSTVLTISEGGFIIEQGGRVVFLANELLTSPYSWSVVLLALVSVLFISASFLTYYASRAEDQEALEVLRSFALFWSLPTIFAGFLVFVTLREHNPQHFHAMLDVSWMFVASMGCFLVALGLLMRRKAYGMAFLFVMLQYAFAFFGYGVSHLPYLLYPYVTITGSVTSPAMGQALIAAFVGGLALLIPSLWLLLRLFLFDARYVKGLRP
- the sda gene encoding sporulation histidine kinase inhibitor Sda; this translates as MRDLPDDLLLEAYQKAIELQLDLLFIQLLGDEIRRRGLLQ